In Ipomoea triloba cultivar NCNSP0323 chromosome 7, ASM357664v1, a single genomic region encodes these proteins:
- the LOC116026215 gene encoding transcription factor bHLH62 isoform X2 has translation MEKDYFLNGATPPPPFPFSVPSWSSSDCIMNPNWDDSLDHYTQFESALSSMVSSPAASAVSEGLAIRELIGKLGNICSSPPSFIASSAMAASYSGNSDANINVHSANTSCYSTPLSSPPKLRLPSLGNHHPPPLPALPADPGFAERAAKFSCFGSRSFNGRTSQLGLNTNSESPYRSAAPLLGNARLPRVSSSPALKQAGSPVQNRNSGLSRAELKPANPLPPVPGSDANSNEASSVSEQVPSSGSKSPNDLTSRKRKAPSRGKAKEDKGVEADNNNSPSLKRSKATEGNGSENGGNKTTGDDSEKQSQKPPEPPKDYIHVRARRGQATDSHSLAERVRREKISERMKLLQDLVPGCNKVTGKALMLDEIINYVQSLQRQVEFLSMKLASVNPRLDFNIPPKDICQPMCPLDSSLPTFHVMHQHLQIPQQQHTNGGVNQCQVDPLGMQLPPLDGFGETLSQFPLCDDDLQSVVQMGLNQNPGKDMALHPQNYPVSSPHMKMEL, from the exons ATGGAGAAAGATTATTTCTTGAACGGCGCAACTCCCCCGCCACCATTTCCGTTCTCAGTGCCCAGCTGGAGCTCTTCGGATTGCATTATGAACCCGAATTGGGACGATTCTCTTGATCACTACACCCAATTCGAGTCTGCCCTGAGCTCCATGGTGTCCTCCCCTGCCGCCTCCGCCGTGTCCGAGGGCTTGGCAATCCGTGAACTCATCGGAAAACTCGGCAACATTTGCAGCTCTCCCCCCTCCTTCATCGCCTCCTCCGCCATGGCCGCCTCTTATTCTGGGAACAGTGACGCTAACATTAATGTTCACAGCGCCAACACTTCTTGCTACAGCACGCCTCTGAGCTCTCCTCCCAAGCTCCGGTTGCCCAGTTTGGGGAACCACCACCCGCCTCCTCTGCCGGCTCTCCCGGCTGATCCCGGCTTTGCGGAGAGAGCCGCCAAGTTTTCCTGCTTCGGGAGCCGTAGTTTCAACGGCAGAACGAGCCAATTAGGGCTAAACACCAACTCTGAATCGCCGTATAGATCTGCTGCTCCATTACTGGGTAATGCCAGGTTGCCTAGGGTTTCCAGTAGCCCTGCTCTTAAGCAAGCTGGATCCCCGGTGCAAAACAGGAATTCCGGTCTATCCCGTGCGGAATTGAAGCCCGCAAACCCATTGCCTCCGGTTCCGGGCTCTGATGCCAATTCTAACGAGGCATCCTCTGTTTCGGAGCAAGTTCCCAGTAGCGGCTCGAAAAGCCCTAATGATTTGACTTCCAGGAAGAGGAAAGCGCCTTCAAGAGGGAAAGCTAAGGAAGATAAG GGTGTTGAAgcagataataataatagtccaAGCCTGAAGCGATCCAAGGCAACTGAAGGAAATGGGAGCGAAAATGGTGGTAATAAAACCACAGGGGATGATAGTGAAAAGCAATCCCAGAAGCCTCCGGAGCCCCCAAAGGATTATATTCATGTTAGAGCAAGAAGGGGTCAAGCTACTGATAGCCATAGTCTTGCAGAAAGA GTAAGAAGAGAGAAGATTAGTGAAAGAATGAAGCTTCTACAAGATCTTGTCCCAGGCTGTAATAAG GTAACTGGAAAAGCACTGATGCTggatgaaattataaactatGTTCAGTCCCTGCAAAGACAAGTTGAG TTCCTATCCATGAAGTTAGCATCTGTAAACCCAAGACTGGATTTTAACATTCCACCCAAGGAT ATATGTCAACCAATGTGCCCATTGGATTCCTCGCTACCAACTTTCCATGTTATGCATCAGCACCTGCAAATTCCTCAACAACAACATACCAATGGGGGAGTGAACCAATGCCAAGTGGACCCCCTAGGAATGCAGTTACCTCCCCTAGACGGATTCGGTGAAACCCTTAGTCAG TTCCCTCTATGTGATGATGACCTGCAAAGTGTTGTCCAAATGGGACTCAACCAAAATCCCGGAAAGGATATGGCATTGCATCCACAAAACTACCCTG TGAGTAGCCCTCACATGAAAATGGAGTTGTAA
- the LOC116026215 gene encoding transcription factor bHLH62 isoform X1 yields the protein MEKDYFLNGATPPPPFPFSVPSWSSSDCIMNPNWDDSLDHYTQFESALSSMVSSPAASAVSEGLAIRELIGKLGNICSSPPSFIASSAMAASYSGNSDANINVHSANTSCYSTPLSSPPKLRLPSLGNHHPPPLPALPADPGFAERAAKFSCFGSRSFNGRTSQLGLNTNSESPYRSAAPLLGNARLPRVSSSPALKQAGSPVQNRNSGLSRAELKPANPLPPVPGSDANSNEASSVSEQVPSSGSKSPNDLTSRKRKAPSRGKAKEDKGVEADNNNSPSLKRSKATEGNGSENGGNKTTGDDSEKQSQKPPEPPKDYIHVRARRGQATDSHSLAERVRREKISERMKLLQDLVPGCNKVTGKALMLDEIINYVQSLQRQVEFLSMKLASVNPRLDFNIPPKDICQPMCPLDSSLPTFHVMHQHLQIPQQQHTNGGVNQCQVDPLGMQLPPLDGFGETLSQFPLCDDDLQSVVQMGLNQNPGKDMALHPQNYPAVSSPHMKMEL from the exons ATGGAGAAAGATTATTTCTTGAACGGCGCAACTCCCCCGCCACCATTTCCGTTCTCAGTGCCCAGCTGGAGCTCTTCGGATTGCATTATGAACCCGAATTGGGACGATTCTCTTGATCACTACACCCAATTCGAGTCTGCCCTGAGCTCCATGGTGTCCTCCCCTGCCGCCTCCGCCGTGTCCGAGGGCTTGGCAATCCGTGAACTCATCGGAAAACTCGGCAACATTTGCAGCTCTCCCCCCTCCTTCATCGCCTCCTCCGCCATGGCCGCCTCTTATTCTGGGAACAGTGACGCTAACATTAATGTTCACAGCGCCAACACTTCTTGCTACAGCACGCCTCTGAGCTCTCCTCCCAAGCTCCGGTTGCCCAGTTTGGGGAACCACCACCCGCCTCCTCTGCCGGCTCTCCCGGCTGATCCCGGCTTTGCGGAGAGAGCCGCCAAGTTTTCCTGCTTCGGGAGCCGTAGTTTCAACGGCAGAACGAGCCAATTAGGGCTAAACACCAACTCTGAATCGCCGTATAGATCTGCTGCTCCATTACTGGGTAATGCCAGGTTGCCTAGGGTTTCCAGTAGCCCTGCTCTTAAGCAAGCTGGATCCCCGGTGCAAAACAGGAATTCCGGTCTATCCCGTGCGGAATTGAAGCCCGCAAACCCATTGCCTCCGGTTCCGGGCTCTGATGCCAATTCTAACGAGGCATCCTCTGTTTCGGAGCAAGTTCCCAGTAGCGGCTCGAAAAGCCCTAATGATTTGACTTCCAGGAAGAGGAAAGCGCCTTCAAGAGGGAAAGCTAAGGAAGATAAG GGTGTTGAAgcagataataataatagtccaAGCCTGAAGCGATCCAAGGCAACTGAAGGAAATGGGAGCGAAAATGGTGGTAATAAAACCACAGGGGATGATAGTGAAAAGCAATCCCAGAAGCCTCCGGAGCCCCCAAAGGATTATATTCATGTTAGAGCAAGAAGGGGTCAAGCTACTGATAGCCATAGTCTTGCAGAAAGA GTAAGAAGAGAGAAGATTAGTGAAAGAATGAAGCTTCTACAAGATCTTGTCCCAGGCTGTAATAAG GTAACTGGAAAAGCACTGATGCTggatgaaattataaactatGTTCAGTCCCTGCAAAGACAAGTTGAG TTCCTATCCATGAAGTTAGCATCTGTAAACCCAAGACTGGATTTTAACATTCCACCCAAGGAT ATATGTCAACCAATGTGCCCATTGGATTCCTCGCTACCAACTTTCCATGTTATGCATCAGCACCTGCAAATTCCTCAACAACAACATACCAATGGGGGAGTGAACCAATGCCAAGTGGACCCCCTAGGAATGCAGTTACCTCCCCTAGACGGATTCGGTGAAACCCTTAGTCAG TTCCCTCTATGTGATGATGACCTGCAAAGTGTTGTCCAAATGGGACTCAACCAAAATCCCGGAAAGGATATGGCATTGCATCCACAAAACTACCCTG CAGTGAGTAGCCCTCACATGAAAATGGAGTTGTAA